In the Armatimonadota bacterium genome, TGGCATCAACCCGACGCTGGAGTACGCCGCCCATAGCCTGGGCGCGACGGAGACCGACGCCCTCCGGGACGTGACCCTGGCGCTCGCATGGCCCGGTGTCACGGGCGCGATCCTGGTGGTGGCGATCACCGTGCTCGCCGACTTCGGGAACGCGGTGATTATCGCGGGCGGGTTCCCACTGCTGGCCACGGAGGCGTGGTTTCGGTTGGAAGGCACTGCAGACCTGCGAGGCGCAGCGCTGGTCGTGTCGATTCTGATCGTGCCCACGACGATCTTGTTCCTGTTGGAGCGGTGGCTGGTTGGGCGTCGGTCGTACGTGACCGTCACCGGACGCGGCGCGCGGCTCGAGCCCCTTCGGACGCCCGCGGCGTTGCGCTGGGGAGTGTTTGCTGTGTGCGCGGTGATGTCGGTGTTGGTGCTGCTGGTGTACGCGGCGATCGTGCTGGGAGCGTTCACCGCGGCATGGGGGTACAACTGGAGCCTGACGCTCGACCACTGGCGCTTGTCTTTCGACCGGCTCGGCACGCTGGCGAACAGCCTGAAACTGGCCGCGGTCAGCGCTGTGGCGACCGCCAGCCTCGCGTTGGTGACGGCGTTCCTGGTATCGCGCGGCGGCGCAGGGCAGCGTCCCCTGGATTTCCTGGCATTGCTTCCAGGCGCGTTGCCGGGGGTGTTCGTCGGGGTGGGGTACGTGTTGGCGTTCAACCAGCCTCCCGTGGAGCTCGTGGGCACGTTCTGGATTCTGGTCCTCGCGCTCACCGTCTGGCATCTGCCCCTTGCCTACCAGACGGCCCTGAGTGCGTTGCGCCAGATCGAGCGTGCCATCGAAGAGGCCGCCAGCAACCTGGGTGCCAGCGCGCTGCACCTGGTTTGGGAGATCTACCTGCCGCTGTTACGTCGTGCGTTCGTCGATGCGGCTGCCGTCTCGTTCGTCCGGGCAGTTGTGAACGTGAGCATCGTGGTGTTCCTGGTATCTCCGGGCAACGTGGTGGCTACTTTCGCCATCCTCTCGTTGATCGTCAACGGCGCGTGGGGCGGCGCTGCTGCTCTGACGTCGCTGCTGCTGCTGCTTACGCTCGGTGCAGTGGCGGTGAGCCGACGCCTTCTCGGCTACCCGATTCGAACCGGTAGGGTGACGTAAGTGGCGCGGGTCGAGATCGTCAATGTCACCAAGCGTCTCGGCGCGACGCTGGCCGTCGACCGGCTGTCGCTGGTGGCCGAGGAAGGGAAGTTTACGACGCTGCTGGGACCATCGGGGTGCGGGAAAACGACGCTGCTGCGAATCGTCGCGGGGTTCTACCGCCCGGATGCGGGTGAGGTACGCATCGGTGGCCAGGTCATGACCGACGTTCCTCCCTACCGGAGGAACACCGCCATGGTATTTCAAGAGTACGCGCTGTTCCCCCATATGACGGTTCTGGACAACGTGACCTATGGCCTGCGCAAGCGCGGGCTCGGGCGTGAGCAGGCGGCCGCTCGGGCCCGCGAGGTGCTCCACCTGGTGGACCTGCACGGCGTCGAGCGAAAGTTCCCCCACGAGCTCTCCGGAGGGCAACAGCAGCGCGTCGCCCTGGCGCGCGCGCTGGCCATCGAGCCGCAGGT is a window encoding:
- a CDS encoding iron ABC transporter permease, which codes for MTVARRLLRDPALTAAFLVVGGALLIFVLYPTLRVLTFPGLQEYLSVPQSVRWLQALRNSLVMMVLSSTTATAVGLVFAFALVRGDVPGAGVFRLATQLPLFAPPFMVAFAYILLFGRQGLITRSLLGLDLNIFGWPGLWVVQTVAFFPYAALVIENVLRGINPTLEYAAHSLGATETDALRDVTLALAWPGVTGAILVVAITVLADFGNAVIIAGGFPLLATEAWFRLEGTADLRGAALVVSILIVPTTILFLLERWLVGRRSYVTVTGRGARLEPLRTPAALRWGVFAVCAVMSVLVLLVYAAIVLGAFTAAWGYNWSLTLDHWRLSFDRLGTLANSLKLAAVSAVATASLALVTAFLVSRGGAGQRPLDFLALLPGALPGVFVGVGYVLAFNQPPVELVGTFWILVLALTVWHLPLAYQTALSALRQIERAIEEAASNLGASALHLVWEIYLPLLRRAFVDAAAVSFVRAVVNVSIVVFLVSPGNVVATFAILSLIVNGAWGGAAALTSLLLLLTLGAVAVSRRLLGYPIRTGRVT